A genome region from Deltaproteobacteria bacterium includes the following:
- a CDS encoding DUF3014 domain-containing protein produces the protein MENNTKKIWIGLVLLIFIGIGLAFYYCFYHPSEEPTLIGQPGEKESPLPPSPQALQEKEKEISPIPYVGLDKTDARIRKGIKDLASHPKFAEWLKNENIIRIITAAVDNIADGVSPRVHLSFLSPQKGFEVTGKGRKLYLDPQGFNRYNLVANVFSSLDAQASIRVYKELKLYFQGAYRELGYPNRDFQDTLIRAMEELLRTPIVEGKILLEEEEESIDYRMVDDYLEDLSDAQKHLIRMGPKNGRKIQAKLREMALALGVSENQLPQAQVYATKNWP, from the coding sequence ATGGAAAACAATACTAAAAAAATTTGGATCGGTTTGGTTCTGTTAATCTTCATAGGAATAGGCCTGGCGTTCTATTATTGTTTCTATCATCCATCAGAAGAACCCACCCTCATCGGGCAGCCCGGAGAAAAAGAATCCCCCCTGCCCCCTTCACCCCAAGCCCTCCAGGAAAAAGAAAAGGAAATTTCTCCGATTCCTTATGTTGGGCTCGATAAAACCGACGCCCGGATTCGCAAAGGAATAAAAGACCTGGCCTCCCACCCCAAATTCGCGGAGTGGTTAAAAAATGAAAATATTATCCGTATAATCACTGCGGCGGTGGACAATATCGCCGATGGTGTAAGTCCCAGAGTTCATCTGAGTTTTTTGTCTCCTCAAAAAGGATTTGAAGTGACGGGAAAAGGCCGAAAGCTTTACTTGGACCCCCAAGGTTTCAACAGATATAATCTGGTAGCGAATGTTTTTTCCTCTTTAGACGCCCAAGCCTCCATCAGGGTTTATAAAGAATTAAAACTGTATTTTCAAGGGGCGTATCGCGAGTTGGGCTATCCGAACCGGGATTTCCAGGATACTCTTATTCGGGCCATGGAAGAACTGCTACGGACGCCCATTGTGGAGGGTAAAATATTATTGGAAGAAGAGGAAGAAAGCATCGATTATCGGATGGTAGACGACTATTTGGAAGATCTAAGTGATGCTCAAAAGCATCTCATTCGTATGGGACCGAAAAATGGGCGTAAGATTCAGGCAAAATTGAGGGAAATGGCTTTGGCCTTAGGAGTTTCAGAAAATCAACTTCCCCAAGCTCAAGTATACGCTACAAAGAATTGGCC